In Halictus rubicundus isolate RS-2024b chromosome 5, iyHalRubi1_principal, whole genome shotgun sequence, one genomic interval encodes:
- the Pgi gene encoding glucose-6-phosphate isomerase, with amino-acid sequence MPKVDLTSQSAWTKLQDYFDNNQSKIKISDLFQQDPKRFEKFNLEIPTPDDGPILLDYSKNRLTEEAFKLLLDLVREREVESARDAMFKGEKINFTENRAVLHIALRNRSNKPILVDGKDVMPEVNAVLEHMKQFTNEVLSKQWKGFTGKPIEDVVNIGIGGSDLGPLMVTEALKPYHIGPRVHFVSNIDGTHVAETLKKLNPETTLFIIASKTFTTQETITNATSAKMWLLGALKNDAAVACHFVALSTNNQKVKEFGIDEKNMFGFWDWVGGRYSLWSAIGLSICLAIGFNNFEKLLSGAHFMDQHFCSAPLEKNASVILAILGIWYHNFYKVETHALLPYDQYLHRFAAYFQQGDMESNGKYVTKAGKVVNYNTGPIVWGEPGTNGQHAFYQLLHQGTRIVPADFIIPVQSHNMVQGTLHHKILLANFLAQTEALMKGKSESEAKTELEKAGMSPEQVSMLLPHKMFQGNRPTNSILVKKVTPFTLGALIAMYEHKIFVQGIIWDINSFDQWGVELGKQLAKAIEPELETKKAITSHDSSTNGLIEFIKSNQ; translated from the exons ATGCCAAAAGTAGATTTGACATCACAGTCAGCATGGACGAAATTGCAAGACTATTTCGATAATAATCAAtcgaaaattaaaatatctgatCTTTTTCAACAAGATCCTAAACGCTTTGAAAAATTTAA ttTAGAAATTCCTACTCCAGACGATGGACCGATTTTACTTGATTACTCCAAGAACCGTCTCACTGAAGAAGCATTTAAACTATTGTTGGATCTA GTACGCGAACGTGAGGTGGAAAGTGCCAGAGATGCTATGTTCAAAGGAGAAAAGATTAATTTTACTGAGAACAGAGCTGTTTTGCACATTGCATTACGTAACAGATCAAATAAACCAATATTGGTTGATGGTAAAGATGTTATGCCAGAAGTAAATGCTGTGTTAGAACACATGAAACAATTTACTAATGAG GTTCTCTCAAAACAATGGAAAGGTTTCACTGGTAAACCGATAGAAGATGTTGTTAATATTGGAATAGGTGGTTCAGATTTG GGTCCTTTGATGGTCACGGAAGCGCTGAAACCATATCATATTGGGCCGAGAGTACATTTTGTTAGTAATATCGATGGAACTCATGTAGCTGAAACTCTTAAAAAACTGAATCCCGAGACAACTCTCTTCATTATAGCATCAAAAACATTCACTACTCAGGAAACAATTACAAATGCTACTTCTGCAAAAATGTGGCTGTTAGGTGCCTTAAAAAAT GATGCAGCGGTAGCGTGTCATTTTGTAGCATTATCTACTAACAACCAAAAGGTCAAAGAGTTTGGTATCGACGAGAAGAACATGTTTGGATTTTGGGACTGGGTTGGTGGCCGTTATTCTTTATGGTCGGCTATTGGTTTGTCAATTTGTTTAGCCATTGGttttaacaattttgaaaagTTACTGAGTGGTGCGCACTTTATGGATCAACATTTCTGTAGTGCtccattagaaaaaaat GCATCAGTTATATTGGCAATACTTGGTATTTGGTACCACAACTTCTATAAAGTTGAAACACATGCATTGTTACCATACGACCAGTACTTGCACAGGTTTGCTGCTTATTTCCAACAAGGAGATATGGAGAGTAATGGAAAGTATGTTACTAAAGCAGGAAAAGTAGTAAATTATAATACTG GCCCAATTGTGTGGGGAGAACCTGGTACTAACGGACAACATGCTTTTTACCAATTATTACATCAAGGTACACGAATCGTACCGGCTGATTTTATAATTCCTGTGCAATCGCACAATATG gTACAAGGAACACTGCATCATAAAATATTGCTTGCTAACTTCCTTGCGCAAACTGAAGCATTAATGAAAGGTAAAAGTGAGAGTGAAGCAAAAACTGAATTGGAAAAAGCAGGAATGAGTCCTGAACAAGTGAGTATGTTATTGCCACACAAGATGTTCCAGGGGAACAGACCTACCAATAGCATTCTTGTGAAGAAAGTGACGCCTTTTACTCTTGGAGCTTTAATTG caatgTATGAACACAAGATCTTCGTCCAAGgcattatatgggatattaatTCATTTGACCAATGGGG TGTCGAACTAGGAAAACAGTTGGCAAAGGCAATAGAACCAGAATTGGAAACTAAGAAGGCAATTACAAGTCATGATTCGTCAACGAATGGATTGATTGAATTTATTAAGAGTAATCAATAA
- the Dolk gene encoding dolichol kinase has translation MDFLVKKYVYFEGNILQSLRTNGIGHRANANIGLWLGMLVGFSAILNLLKEDTSYSEICLIVGLTGVGLVISSICLYLRLSTKKVVARDFQVIYFLPAIVTSMLYLLVANKGLLSSVTWGVTVGSLGTWSIMQLMSTFPNCFTLGEATAVVHGCILFIMSSVTNLPLRYHLPPIHDDDIATVLLQVAILYIITICLLCGYFPIFRVTKYFYIMMVTLLLIIFLPILHSILDQNPLTWMFSYMFSSRRKIILFGYWAICLLLAIIAVTYQTLWNFQATTSIRKIFHILAVLVYIPGLIYEQTLLYFASGVIMGLFIFLELVRYLRISPLGEILEQGFSVYVDEKDNLISLTALYLLSGLSFPIWMPSNNIPLVALFSGVLTVGVGDTTASIIGSKWGFHKWSHSNKSIEGTLACIFSQVVLICALTFMGYIYGYWLLLRVLSLCFAVSYVEAQTNQIDNLALPLLMYVCLII, from the exons ATGGATTTTCTTGTAAAGAAGTACGTCTACTTCGAAGGAAACATATTACAAAGTTTGCGCACAAATGGGATTGGACATCG ggcAAACGCCAACATTGGATTATGGCTTGGAATGTTAGTAGGTTTCAGCGCAATTTTAAATCTGCTAAAAGAGGATACCAGTTACTCTGAAATTTGCCTCATTGTGGGTCTTACTGGTGTTGGTCTTGTTATCAGTTCAATATGTTTGTATTTACGATTGTCAACGAAGAAAGTTGTGGCCAGAGATTTCcaagttatatattttttgccAGCTATTGTAACATCAATGTTATACCTTCTTGTAGCAAATAAAG GACTACTCTCGAGTGTCACATGGGGTGTGACTGTAGGAAGTTTGGGTACCTGGAGTATTATGCAATTGATGTCTACTTTCCCTAATTGCTTCACACTTGGGGAAGCGACAGCAGTAGTACATGGTTGTATCTTATTCATAATGTCTTCGGTGACAAACTTGCCATTACGATATCATTTACCACCTATACATGATGACGATATTGCTACAGTTTTGTTACAG GTCGCAATATTATATATAATCACTATATGCTTACTATGTGGATACTTCCCAATATTTCGTGTAACCAAATACTTTTACATAATGATGGTTACTCTATTACTAATCATTTTTTTACCAATATTGCACAGCATATTAGACCAAAATCCATTGACATGGATGTTTTCGTATATGTTTAGTTCAAGACGTAAA ATTATCCTGTTTGGATATTGGGCTATTTGTTTGTTATTAGCCATAATTGCAGTTACGTATCAAACATTATGGAATTTCCAGGCGACAACTTCAATTAGGAAAATTTTTCACATATTAGCTGTACTTGTGTACATACCAGGTTTAATATACGAACAAACATTGTTATATTTTGCTAGTGGTGTAATAATGGGATTATTCATATTTCTTGAG CTAGTAAGATACTTGAGGATATCACCTCTTGGAGAGATATTAGAACAAGGATTTTCTGTATATGTTGATGAAAAAGATAATTTGATTTCTTTGACGGCATTGTACCTACTTTCTGGTCTATCTTTTCCAATTTGGATGCCCAGTAACAATATTCCATTGGTGGCTTTATTTAGTGGCGTTTTAACAGTTGGAGTAGGTGATACTACTGCCAGCATTATTGGTAGTAAGTGGGGCTTTCATAAATGGAGTCATTCAAATAAATCCATTGAAGGAACACTTGCTTGTATATTCAGTCAAGTTGTATTGATATGCGCTTTAACGTTTATGG GTTACATATATGGTTACTGGTTACTTTTGAGAGTGCTGTCATTATGCTTTGCTGTGTCTTACGTTGAAGCACAAACGAATCAAATCGACAATTTAGCACTACCTTTGTTAATGTATGTCTGCCTAATAATTTAG
- the Dim1 gene encoding thioredoxin-like protein Dim1 — translation MSYMLSHLHNGWQVDQAILSEEDRVVVIRFGHDWDPMCMKMDEVLYNIAEKVKNFAVIYLVDITQVPDFNKMYELYDPCTVMFFFRNKHIMIDLGTGNNNKINWTLEDKQEMIDIIETVYRGARKGRGLVVSPKDYSTKYRY, via the exons ATGTCTTATATGTTATCACATCTTCACAATGGGTGGCAAGTGGATCAAGCAATACTCTCCGAAGAAGATAGAGTAGTT GTTATTAGATTTGGCCATGATTGGGACCCAATGTGTATGAAAATGGATGAAGTTCTGTATAACATCGCTgaaaaggttaaaaatttcgCTGTGATTTATTTAGTTGATATTACACAAGTACCTGACTTTAACAAAAT gTATGAATTGTACGATCCTTGTACAGTTATGTTTTTCTTTAGAAACAAACATATAATGATTGACTTGGGGACAGgaaataataacaaaataaattgGACACTAGAAGATAAACAAGAAATGATTGATATTATCGAAACAGTTTATAGAGGTGCCAGAAAAGGAAGAGGTTTAGTTGTTTCGCCCAAAGACTATTCCACAAAATAtcgttattaa
- the LOC143353925 gene encoding tyrosine-protein phosphatase 10D-like isoform X1, whose amino-acid sequence MILKKQLRYLICMLQVLYVLAKNNSIELGEYDTTTFETNDAYVQSSTKIEDFPDETTEFDRSKHLLNDHLNNNGANMSSPDVPILDFDEKFEHSFNSIDKLNELNNTENEQMMCNSTVPTAPILSMEDYSASKNEILFSWKIMKNGSNCILIHLKTICYYVVTNGYGYDSINGSAMASINSSIHNEFLIINSTVEEINPYTTYSCSAYVTNEAGRSAYSDATNITTLEDIPSIPAFNVTNVTHSQFIIVWESPTYVPGSLQEFEITLEWEERFTVPDWCESSSKKVTKSFAAATFFFNYVKAVAYTDYKVKIRAKTNAGWGNYSEYLTFQTLPKVSDVVSNFSLLLTDDENNSDRLDAVLTWGFPCSPNGEIEYFNVSVYGIRSNHSPHSFSVQKYIPNNITRNDIFVINLKELQAEYNYSVEISVKVEDVQDLGIPERSNILYPAGIPFQPDEEYIKSITIDPSKARRSTTSATLLLPLFPDTNGDIIFYSIIVSKAKDNIASNARYNSAKLTWPNISSWEESMLQDFTVLYQATRMCWDPYPNYVADYGDVKAVKYVLGEDTNCQEISSNTNKRVYCNGPLKPNTWYHVRMRAFSRGGYADSPIFVIKTNAEVNIGLVSGVVFGILFLGILTTMMLLVRRCSLQEILQRFLHSNMSKSPVPVPFSKKKFIAHCQQLIDNPGKLSNEFQLLQTLSLDLQMPTNNACLQANKKKNRYSDILPYDFSRVKLHVIDNDPNTDYINASFIRGYTGEDEYIACQGPKEETTFDFWRMVEQYNINIIIMLTQLVEKGKEKCYQYFPTIRETFKYEDVTIKCISELDYRSYTQRTLVLQKVSILYFIQNMFVLRMVLIINNILQENKKRHIIHLHFKDWPDHDVPEDFDPMIHFCQVIRRNLLANKGYIVIHCSAGIGRTGTLIAVDILLQHLRDNRKLDVFGTVYRLRHHRINMVQKESQYAYIYNCIKQVLKNPYCLKSYKPPPMDPLNENTSRKSKMKPNSSSNLINNIAICNNLL is encoded by the exons ATGATATTGAAGAAACAATTGCGATACTTGATTTGCATGCTACAAGTTTTGTATGTATTAGCCAAAAACAATTCGATTGAATTAGGAGAATATGACACGACGACTTTTGAGACTAACGATGCATATGTTCAATCATCGACGAAGATCGAAGATTTTCCGGATGAAACAACAGAGTTCGATCGAAGCAAGCACCTATTGAATGATCACCTGAATAACAATGGTGCTAACATGTCGAGTCCCGACGTGCCAATCCTCGACTTCGATGAGAAATTTGAACATTCGTTTAATTCGATAGACAAGTTAAATGAACTGAACAATACAGAAAATGAACAAATGATGTGTAATTCGACAG TTCCAACAGCACCAATATTGTCTATGGAAGATTATTCTGCATCCAAAAATGAAATCTTATTTTCTTGGAAAATAATGAAGAACGGAAGTAATTGTATTTTGATTCACTTGAAGACTATATGTTATTACGTAGTAACTAATGGTTATGGGTATGATAGCATAAACGGAAGTGCAATGGCATCTATAAATTCCAGTATTCACAATGAATTTCTTATTATAAATTCAACAGTTGAAGAGATTAATCCATATACAACGTACTCATGTTCAGCATATGTTACTAACGAAGCAGGAAGGAGTGCATACAGCGATGCAACAAATATAACAACATTAGAAGATA TACCGTCTATACCTGCATTTAATGTTACGAACGTAACGCATTCACAATTTATAATTGTATGGGAATCACCAACATATGTACCAGGAAGTCTACAAGAGTTTGAAATTACTCTTGAGTGGGAAGAACGCTTTACAGTACCGGATTGGTGTGAAAGCTCGTCAAAAAAAGTGACAAAATCTTTTGCTGCAGCaacgtttttttttaactatgtaaAAGCAGTAGCATATACAGATTATAAAGTAAAAATCAGAGCAAAGACAAATGCAGGTTGGGGAAATTACAGTGAATATTTGACGTTTCAAACTCTACCAAAAG TTTCAGATGTAGTatcaaatttttcattgttgCTTACCGATGATGAAAATAATTCAGATCGTTTGGATGCTGTTTTAACATGGGGCTTCCCATGTTCCCCAAATGGAGAAATAGAGTACTTTAATGTGTCTGTATATGGGATTAGAAGTAACCACTCGCCTCATTCGTTCTCAGTTCAAAAATACATTCcaaataatattacaagaaatgATATATTTGTTATCAACTTGAAAGAATTGCAAGCAGAATACAATTATAGTGTAGAAATATCTGTTAAAGTGGAAGATGTTCAAGACTTAGGAATACCAGAAAGAAGTAATATTTTGTACCCGGCTGGTA TACCGTTTCAACCAGACGAAGAGTATATAAAATCTATAACTATAGACCCATCTAAGGCACGAAGATCTACGACATCAGCCACACTTTTGCTTCCATTATTTCCTGATACAAATGGTGACATTATTTTTTATTCCATTATAGTATCGAAAGCTAAAGATAATATTGCATCAAACGCTAGATACAATTCTGCAAAGCTTACATGGCCAAACATATCTTCTTGGGAAGAATCCATGCTACAAGATTTCACAGTACTGTATCAAGCCACTAGGATGTGTTGGGATCCTTATC CTAATTATGTTGCTGATTATGGTGACGTAAAAGCAGTGAAATATGTACTTGGCGAAGATACAAATTGCCAAGAAATTTCTTCTAACACCAATAAACGAGTTTATTGTAATGGACCTCTTAAACCGAATACATGGTACCATGTTAGAATGAGAGCATTTAGTCGTGGTGGTTATGCTGACTCTCCTATATTTGTAATCAAAACCA ATGCTGAAGTAAATATCGGGCTCGTTAGCGGAGTTGTTTttggtattttatttttaggtaTTTTAACAACGATGATGCTATTAGTACGCAGATGTTCACTCCAAGA AATACTTCAACGATTTCTGCATTCTAATATGTCCAAATCACCAGTTCCTGTACCTTTTTCGAAGAAGAAATTTATAGCACATTGTCAACAACTTATTGACAATCCAGGAAAATTAAGTAACGAGTTTCAATTGCTTCAAACTCTTAGTTTGGATCTGCAGATGCCAACAAATAATGCCTGCTTACAAGctaacaaaaagaaaaacagatacTCTGACATTTTGCCTT ATGACTTTTCAAGAGTGAAATTACATGTAATCGATAATGATCCTAATACCGACTACATCAATGCATCTTTTATACGT ggtTATACAGGGGAAGATGAATACATAGCTTGCCAAGGACCAAAGGAAGAAACAACATTTGATTTTTGGAGAATGGTGGAACAGTATAATATTAACATTATAATTATGCTGACTCAATTAGTTGAAAAGGGCAAG GAGAAATGTTATCAATATTTCCCAACAATTAgagaaacttttaaatatgaagACGTGACTATAAAGTGTATAAGTGAACTAGATTATAGATCCTATACACAAAGAACATTGGTGTTGCAAAAGGTAagcattttatatttcatacaaAATATGTTTGTACTCCGAATGGTTTtgattataaataatatattacaggaaaataaaaaacgaCATATAATACACTTACATTTTAAAGATTGGCCAGATCATGATGTCCCAGAAGATTTTGATCCAATGATTCATTTCTGCCAAGTTATACGTCGTAATCTTCTGGCTAATAAAGGATATATTGTCATTCATTGcag tgCAGGAATTGGTAGAACTGGCACTTTAATAGCAGTGGATATACTTTTACAACATTTACGAGATAATAGAAAGTTAGATGTATTTGGAACTGTATACAGATTGCGACATCATAGAATAAATATGGTACAAAAAGAG AGTCAGTATGCttatatatataattgtatAAAGCAAGTTTTAAAGAATCCGTATTGTTTAAAATCTT acaaGCCTCCACCTATGGATCCGTTAAATGAAAATACATCCAGAAAGtcaaaaatgaaaccaaattcaAGTTCAAATCTAATCAATAACATTGCaatatgtaataatttattgtga
- the LOC143353925 gene encoding tyrosine-protein phosphatase 10D-like isoform X2, with amino-acid sequence MILKKQLRYLICMLQVLYVLAKNNSIELGEYDTTTFETNDAYVQSSTKIEDFPDETTEFDRSKHLLNDHLNNNGANMSSPDVPILDFDEKFEHSFNSIDKLNELNNTENEQMMCNSTVPTAPILSMEDYSASKNEILFSWKIMKNGSNCILIHLKTICYYVVTNGYGYDSINGSAMASINSSIHNEFLIINSTVEEINPYTTYSCSAYVTNEAGRSAYSDATNITTLEDIPSIPAFNVTNVTHSQFIIVWESPTYVPGSLQEFEITLEWEERFTVPDWCESSSKKVTKSFAAATFFFNYVKAVAYTDYKVKIRAKTNAGWGNYSEYLTFQTLPKVSDVVSNFSLLLTDDENNSDRLDAVLTWGFPCSPNGEIEYFNVSVYGIRSNHSPHSFSVQKYIPNNITRNDIFVINLKELQAEYNYSVEISVKVEDVQDLGIPERSNILYPAGIPFQPDEEYIKSITIDPSKARRSTTSATLLLPLFPDTNGDIIFYSIIVSKAKDNIASNARYNSAKLTWPNISSWEESMLQDFTVLYQATRMCWDPYPNYVADYGDVKAVKYVLGEDTNCQEISSNTNKRVYCNGPLKPNTWYHVRMRAFSRGGYADSPIFVIKTNAEVNIGLVSGVVFGILFLGILTTMMLLVRRCSLQEILQRFLHSNMSKSPVPVPFSKKKFIAHCQQLIDNPGKLSNEFQLLQTLSLDLQMPTNNACLQANKKKNRYSDILPYDFSRVKLHVIDNDPNTDYINASFIRGYTGEDEYIACQGPKEETTFDFWRMVEQYNINIIIMLTQLVEKGKEKCYQYFPTIRETFKYEDVTIKCISELDYRSYTQRTLVLQKENKKRHIIHLHFKDWPDHDVPEDFDPMIHFCQVIRRNLLANKGYIVIHCSAGIGRTGTLIAVDILLQHLRDNRKLDVFGTVYRLRHHRINMVQKESQYAYIYNCIKQVLKNPYCLKSYKPPPMDPLNENTSRKSKMKPNSSSNLINNIAICNNLL; translated from the exons ATGATATTGAAGAAACAATTGCGATACTTGATTTGCATGCTACAAGTTTTGTATGTATTAGCCAAAAACAATTCGATTGAATTAGGAGAATATGACACGACGACTTTTGAGACTAACGATGCATATGTTCAATCATCGACGAAGATCGAAGATTTTCCGGATGAAACAACAGAGTTCGATCGAAGCAAGCACCTATTGAATGATCACCTGAATAACAATGGTGCTAACATGTCGAGTCCCGACGTGCCAATCCTCGACTTCGATGAGAAATTTGAACATTCGTTTAATTCGATAGACAAGTTAAATGAACTGAACAATACAGAAAATGAACAAATGATGTGTAATTCGACAG TTCCAACAGCACCAATATTGTCTATGGAAGATTATTCTGCATCCAAAAATGAAATCTTATTTTCTTGGAAAATAATGAAGAACGGAAGTAATTGTATTTTGATTCACTTGAAGACTATATGTTATTACGTAGTAACTAATGGTTATGGGTATGATAGCATAAACGGAAGTGCAATGGCATCTATAAATTCCAGTATTCACAATGAATTTCTTATTATAAATTCAACAGTTGAAGAGATTAATCCATATACAACGTACTCATGTTCAGCATATGTTACTAACGAAGCAGGAAGGAGTGCATACAGCGATGCAACAAATATAACAACATTAGAAGATA TACCGTCTATACCTGCATTTAATGTTACGAACGTAACGCATTCACAATTTATAATTGTATGGGAATCACCAACATATGTACCAGGAAGTCTACAAGAGTTTGAAATTACTCTTGAGTGGGAAGAACGCTTTACAGTACCGGATTGGTGTGAAAGCTCGTCAAAAAAAGTGACAAAATCTTTTGCTGCAGCaacgtttttttttaactatgtaaAAGCAGTAGCATATACAGATTATAAAGTAAAAATCAGAGCAAAGACAAATGCAGGTTGGGGAAATTACAGTGAATATTTGACGTTTCAAACTCTACCAAAAG TTTCAGATGTAGTatcaaatttttcattgttgCTTACCGATGATGAAAATAATTCAGATCGTTTGGATGCTGTTTTAACATGGGGCTTCCCATGTTCCCCAAATGGAGAAATAGAGTACTTTAATGTGTCTGTATATGGGATTAGAAGTAACCACTCGCCTCATTCGTTCTCAGTTCAAAAATACATTCcaaataatattacaagaaatgATATATTTGTTATCAACTTGAAAGAATTGCAAGCAGAATACAATTATAGTGTAGAAATATCTGTTAAAGTGGAAGATGTTCAAGACTTAGGAATACCAGAAAGAAGTAATATTTTGTACCCGGCTGGTA TACCGTTTCAACCAGACGAAGAGTATATAAAATCTATAACTATAGACCCATCTAAGGCACGAAGATCTACGACATCAGCCACACTTTTGCTTCCATTATTTCCTGATACAAATGGTGACATTATTTTTTATTCCATTATAGTATCGAAAGCTAAAGATAATATTGCATCAAACGCTAGATACAATTCTGCAAAGCTTACATGGCCAAACATATCTTCTTGGGAAGAATCCATGCTACAAGATTTCACAGTACTGTATCAAGCCACTAGGATGTGTTGGGATCCTTATC CTAATTATGTTGCTGATTATGGTGACGTAAAAGCAGTGAAATATGTACTTGGCGAAGATACAAATTGCCAAGAAATTTCTTCTAACACCAATAAACGAGTTTATTGTAATGGACCTCTTAAACCGAATACATGGTACCATGTTAGAATGAGAGCATTTAGTCGTGGTGGTTATGCTGACTCTCCTATATTTGTAATCAAAACCA ATGCTGAAGTAAATATCGGGCTCGTTAGCGGAGTTGTTTttggtattttatttttaggtaTTTTAACAACGATGATGCTATTAGTACGCAGATGTTCACTCCAAGA AATACTTCAACGATTTCTGCATTCTAATATGTCCAAATCACCAGTTCCTGTACCTTTTTCGAAGAAGAAATTTATAGCACATTGTCAACAACTTATTGACAATCCAGGAAAATTAAGTAACGAGTTTCAATTGCTTCAAACTCTTAGTTTGGATCTGCAGATGCCAACAAATAATGCCTGCTTACAAGctaacaaaaagaaaaacagatacTCTGACATTTTGCCTT ATGACTTTTCAAGAGTGAAATTACATGTAATCGATAATGATCCTAATACCGACTACATCAATGCATCTTTTATACGT ggtTATACAGGGGAAGATGAATACATAGCTTGCCAAGGACCAAAGGAAGAAACAACATTTGATTTTTGGAGAATGGTGGAACAGTATAATATTAACATTATAATTATGCTGACTCAATTAGTTGAAAAGGGCAAG GAGAAATGTTATCAATATTTCCCAACAATTAgagaaacttttaaatatgaagACGTGACTATAAAGTGTATAAGTGAACTAGATTATAGATCCTATACACAAAGAACATTGGTGTTGCAAAAG gaaaataaaaaacgaCATATAATACACTTACATTTTAAAGATTGGCCAGATCATGATGTCCCAGAAGATTTTGATCCAATGATTCATTTCTGCCAAGTTATACGTCGTAATCTTCTGGCTAATAAAGGATATATTGTCATTCATTGcag tgCAGGAATTGGTAGAACTGGCACTTTAATAGCAGTGGATATACTTTTACAACATTTACGAGATAATAGAAAGTTAGATGTATTTGGAACTGTATACAGATTGCGACATCATAGAATAAATATGGTACAAAAAGAG AGTCAGTATGCttatatatataattgtatAAAGCAAGTTTTAAAGAATCCGTATTGTTTAAAATCTT acaaGCCTCCACCTATGGATCCGTTAAATGAAAATACATCCAGAAAGtcaaaaatgaaaccaaattcaAGTTCAAATCTAATCAATAACATTGCaatatgtaataatttattgtga
- the Rpl10ab gene encoding ribosomal protein L10Ab yields MSSKVSRDTLYECVNTVIQTSQDKKRKFLETVELQIGLKNYDPQKDKRFSGTVKLKNIPRPKMQVCVLGDQQHCDEAKANNIPYMDAEALKKLNKNKKLVKKLAKKYDAFLASESLIKQIPRILGPGLNKAGKFPGLLSHQESMVGKIDEVKATIKFQMKKVLCLSVAVGHVGMTPDELVQNVHLSINFLVSLLKKHWQNVRSLHIKSSMGPPQRLY; encoded by the exons ATGTC GTCCAAAGTATCACGTGATACTCTCTATGAGTGTGTGAATACAGTAATTCAAACTTCGCAAGATAAAAAGAGGAAATTTTTGGAAACTGTTGAGCTTCAAATTGGTTTGAAGAATTATGATCCACAAAAGGACAAACGTTTCTCAGGCACCGTCAA GTTGAAGAATATCCCAAGACCAAAAATGCAAGTTTGTGTTTTGGGTGACCAGCAACATTGTGACGAAGCTAAGGCTAACAATATTCCATACATGGATGCTGAAGCATtaaagaaattgaataaaaataagaagctTGTAAAGAAGCTAG CTAAGAAATACGATGCTTTTCTGGCCAGTGAATCTTTAATCAAGCAAATTCCTCGTATTCTTGGTCCGGGTCTTAACAAGGCCGGTAAATTCCCTGGTCTTCTTTCTCATCAAGAGTCAATGGTGGGAAAAATTGACGAAGTTAAAGCCACGATCAAGTTCCAAATGAAGAag GTGTTGTGTTTGTCGGTCGCCGTAGGACACGTGGGAATGACACCAGATGAACTGGTACAAAATGTACATCTTTCGATTAACTTCTTGGTTTCGTTGTTGAAGAAACATTGGCAAAATGTACGTTCTCTTCACATAAAATCTTCTATGGGACCTCCTCAAAGACTatattaa